A window of the Streptomyces griseochromogenes genome harbors these coding sequences:
- a CDS encoding L,D-transpeptidase — protein MTDSKRRKGLTVASALLGGVLALTGCSGGGDGKAAGDDTSQAKADAAAAKKSSEAQITITPKDGSNNASINNSAAVTVAKGTLTGVTMTTVDGKTVAGALSADKTSWKPTAQLNRSTTYKVAAEAKDSAGRVAHENASFTTVAPANSFIGTYTPDNGATVGVGMPVSINFDKAITNKAAVQKGITVTSSSGQEVVGHWFNANRIDFRPEQYWKAGSTVTLKLALDGVEGAPGVTGIQQKTVTFHIGRNQVSYVDAKTKQMKVTQDGKVVKTIPISAGSPEHTTYQGQMVISEKFTQTRMNGATVGFKDDDGKGEYDIKDVPHAMRLTSSGTFIHGNYWGAPSVFGGVNTSHGCVGLQDKKGAGDPSMPAAWFYSHSLIGDVVVVQNTGDRTVSPDNGLNGWNLSWAQWKADSAV, from the coding sequence ATGACGGACAGTAAGCGGCGCAAGGGCCTGACGGTCGCGTCCGCACTGCTCGGCGGTGTGCTGGCACTCACCGGATGTTCCGGCGGCGGCGACGGCAAGGCCGCCGGCGACGACACATCCCAGGCGAAGGCGGACGCAGCGGCCGCCAAGAAGTCGTCCGAGGCCCAGATCACGATCACACCCAAGGACGGCTCCAACAACGCCTCCATCAACAACTCGGCCGCCGTCACGGTCGCCAAGGGCACGCTCACCGGCGTGACCATGACCACCGTCGACGGCAAGACCGTCGCGGGCGCCCTGTCCGCCGACAAGACCAGCTGGAAGCCCACCGCCCAGCTGAACCGCTCGACCACCTACAAGGTCGCCGCGGAGGCCAAGGACTCGGCCGGCCGGGTCGCCCACGAGAACGCCTCCTTCACCACGGTCGCCCCGGCCAACAGCTTCATAGGCACCTACACCCCGGACAACGGCGCCACCGTCGGCGTGGGCATGCCCGTGTCGATCAACTTCGACAAGGCGATCACCAACAAGGCGGCCGTCCAGAAGGGCATCACGGTCACCTCCAGCAGCGGCCAGGAGGTCGTCGGCCACTGGTTCAACGCCAACCGCATCGACTTCCGTCCGGAGCAGTACTGGAAGGCGGGCTCCACCGTCACGCTGAAGCTCGCGCTCGACGGTGTCGAGGGCGCGCCCGGCGTCACCGGCATCCAGCAGAAGACGGTCACCTTCCACATCGGCCGCAACCAGGTCTCCTACGTCGACGCGAAGACCAAGCAGATGAAGGTCACGCAGGACGGCAAGGTCGTCAAGACCATCCCGATCTCGGCCGGCTCCCCCGAGCACACCACGTACCAGGGCCAGATGGTGATCTCCGAGAAGTTCACCCAGACCCGTATGAACGGCGCGACGGTCGGCTTCAAGGACGACGACGGCAAGGGCGAGTACGACATCAAGGACGTGCCGCACGCCATGCGCCTGACCAGCTCCGGCACCTTCATCCACGGCAACTACTGGGGCGCTCCGTCCGTCTTCGGCGGCGTCAACACCAGCCACGGCTGCGTCGGCCTGCAGGACAAGAAGGGCGCGGGCGACCCGAGCATGCCGGCCGCGTGGTTCTACAGCCACTCGCTGATCGGTGACGTGGTGGTCGTCCAGAACACCGGCGACAGGACGGTCTCGCCGGACAACGGCCTCAACGGCTGGAACCTGAGCTGGGCCCAGTGGAAGGCCGATTCGGCCGTCTGA
- a CDS encoding LAETG motif-containing sortase-dependent surface protein produces MSSARRPLLTATAAGTLLCALWFVPSANASQGSPARATAQTAPATTTTQVTEQARAMSRAASEAAEDSTELADTGSFDTTPYVVGGSAFLAIGAGFVAYSVRRERLGF; encoded by the coding sequence GTGTCATCCGCTCGCCGTCCGCTGCTGACCGCCACCGCCGCGGGAACCCTGCTGTGCGCGTTGTGGTTCGTCCCGTCCGCCAACGCGTCGCAGGGCAGCCCGGCGAGAGCGACGGCACAGACCGCCCCGGCCACCACGACGACACAGGTCACCGAACAGGCCAGGGCGATGTCCCGGGCCGCTTCCGAGGCCGCCGAGGACTCCACCGAACTCGCCGACACCGGCAGCTTCGACACCACGCCGTACGTCGTCGGCGGCAGCGCGTTCCTCGCCATCGGCGCCGGATTCGTGGCGTATTCGGTGCGCCGGGAACGCCTCGGCTTCTGA
- a CDS encoding ABC transporter permease, which yields MFFTYLRRELRRRRKAALVVASGLALGIALVIVVSSVSNGMGKAQDKVLQSLYGLGTDMTVTKAQTPTASSSGRPRFRFDARGDDDKSAQSSDRVMVQGFTTLASSTVTRVAAQKGVSSAVGGLSLNVFKVSGQFTRGQFQQNGDTGGGFRRGGDGGAQGEVRGGGADFDINQYTVFGTDVTRSALGPLTSSKITSGRAFRTTETNAAVAVVDSAYAKEKKYEVGSTVTVKGVKFQVIGIATADSGDSAANLYIPLRQAQTLADEKDKVTTIYVKATDSQRIDAVKGAIRKNVSGTTVTTSSDLAKTVSGSLSTASSLATKVGKWLSAAVLVAAFLVAGLLTSSAVSRRVREFGTLKALGWKSGRVTRQVVGEAIVNGLVGGALGIALGLAGAYAVTAVSPTLQAQLGGGGGFGSGPGGGGFGGPGRQAEKTLEVALTAPVSVTTIALAVGLAVAGGLIAGAFGGWRASRLRPADALRRVE from the coding sequence ATGTTCTTCACCTACCTGAGGCGCGAACTGCGCCGCCGTAGAAAGGCGGCCCTCGTCGTCGCCTCCGGTCTCGCGCTGGGCATCGCCCTCGTCATCGTGGTCAGCTCCGTGTCCAACGGCATGGGGAAGGCCCAGGACAAGGTGCTGCAGTCGCTGTACGGCCTGGGTACGGACATGACCGTCACCAAGGCGCAGACGCCGACCGCGAGCAGCTCAGGGCGGCCGCGCTTCCGGTTCGACGCGCGGGGCGACGACGACAAGTCCGCCCAGAGCAGCGACCGGGTCATGGTGCAGGGTTTCACCACCCTGGCCTCCTCCACCGTCACCCGGGTCGCGGCCCAGAAGGGCGTCTCGTCGGCCGTCGGCGGGCTGAGCCTCAATGTGTTCAAGGTCAGCGGCCAGTTCACCCGCGGCCAGTTCCAGCAGAACGGCGACACGGGCGGCGGATTCCGGCGCGGCGGCGACGGCGGCGCGCAGGGTGAAGTCCGGGGCGGCGGCGCGGACTTCGACATCAACCAGTACACCGTCTTCGGCACGGATGTCACCAGGTCCGCGCTCGGCCCGCTGACCTCCTCGAAGATCACCAGCGGCCGTGCCTTCAGGACCACCGAGACGAACGCCGCCGTGGCCGTGGTCGATTCGGCCTACGCCAAGGAGAAGAAGTACGAGGTCGGCTCCACCGTCACCGTGAAGGGCGTCAAGTTCCAGGTGATCGGCATCGCCACCGCCGACAGCGGCGACTCGGCGGCCAACCTGTACATCCCGCTGCGGCAGGCCCAGACCCTCGCGGACGAGAAGGACAAGGTCACCACGATCTACGTCAAGGCGACCGACTCCCAGCGGATCGACGCCGTCAAGGGCGCGATCCGGAAGAACGTCTCCGGTACGACCGTCACCACCTCCTCCGACCTCGCCAAGACGGTCTCCGGCTCCCTGTCCACCGCCTCCTCCCTCGCCACCAAGGTCGGCAAGTGGCTGTCCGCCGCGGTGCTCGTGGCCGCGTTCCTGGTGGCCGGACTGCTCACCTCCTCCGCGGTCTCCCGCCGGGTGCGCGAGTTCGGCACGCTGAAGGCCCTGGGCTGGAAGTCGGGCCGGGTGACCCGTCAGGTGGTCGGCGAGGCCATCGTCAACGGCCTGGTCGGCGGCGCCCTCGGTATCGCGCTCGGCCTGGCCGGCGCCTACGCCGTCACCGCCGTCAGCCCCACGCTGCAGGCGCAGTTGGGCGGGGGCGGCGGTTTCGGGAGCGGCCCCGGCGGCGGTGGCTTCGGCGGCCCCGGGCGGCAGGCGGAGAAGACCCTGGAAGTCGCCCTCACGGCCCCGGTCAGCGTCACGACGATCGCCCTCGCGGTGGGCCTCGCGGTGGCGGGCGGCCTGATCGCGGGAGCGTTCGGGGGCTGGCGGGCGTCGCGCCTGCGCCCGGCGGACGCGCTCAGGCGCGTGGAGTAG
- the hutH gene encoding histidine ammonia-lyase, with the protein MHTVVVGTSGVTASDVLAVARGGARIELSAEAVAALAAAREIVDALAAKPEPVYGVSTGFGALATRHISQELRAQLQRNIVRSHAAGMGPRVEREVVRALMFLRLKTVCSGHTGVRPEVAQTMADVLNAGITPVVHEYGSLGCSGDLAPLSHCALALMGEGEAEGPDGSVRPAGELLAEHGIQPVELREKEGLALLNGTDGMLGMLVMALADLDTLYKSADVTAALSLEALLGTDKVLAPELHAIRPHPGQGASAANMLAVLQGSQLTGHHQDDAPRVQDAYSVRCAPQVAGAGRDTIAHARLVAERELASAVDNPVVLPDGRVESNGNFHGAPVAYVLDFLAIAAADLGSIAERRTDRLLDKNRSHGLPPFLADDAGVDSGLMIAQYTQAALVSEMKRLAVPASADSIPSSAMQEDHVSMGWSAARKLRTAVDNLTRIIAVELYAATRAIELREGLAPAPASRAVIEAVRAAGVRGPGPDRFLAPDLAAADAFVRGGRVVAAVETVTGPLR; encoded by the coding sequence ATGCACACTGTGGTGGTGGGGACGTCCGGTGTCACCGCGTCCGACGTTCTCGCCGTGGCGCGCGGCGGTGCCCGCATCGAGCTGTCGGCGGAGGCGGTGGCGGCCCTCGCGGCGGCCCGGGAGATCGTGGACGCCCTGGCGGCGAAGCCGGAACCGGTCTACGGCGTCTCCACCGGTTTCGGAGCCCTGGCGACCCGGCACATCAGCCAGGAACTGCGCGCCCAGCTGCAGCGCAACATCGTCCGCTCGCACGCCGCCGGCATGGGACCGCGGGTCGAGCGGGAAGTCGTACGGGCCCTGATGTTCCTGCGGCTCAAGACCGTCTGCTCCGGGCACACGGGTGTGCGGCCCGAGGTCGCGCAGACCATGGCCGACGTGCTGAACGCCGGGATCACGCCGGTCGTGCACGAGTACGGCTCCCTGGGCTGCTCCGGCGACCTGGCCCCGCTGTCCCACTGCGCCCTCGCGCTCATGGGAGAGGGGGAGGCGGAGGGGCCCGACGGCAGCGTCCGTCCCGCCGGTGAGCTGCTCGCCGAGCACGGCATCCAGCCCGTCGAGCTGCGCGAGAAGGAGGGGCTCGCCCTTCTGAACGGCACCGACGGCATGCTCGGCATGCTGGTCATGGCCCTGGCCGACCTGGACACCCTCTACAAGTCCGCCGACGTCACCGCCGCCCTCAGCCTGGAGGCGCTGCTCGGCACGGACAAGGTGCTCGCGCCCGAACTGCACGCCATCCGGCCCCACCCGGGTCAGGGCGCCTCCGCCGCGAACATGCTCGCCGTCCTCCAGGGCTCCCAGCTCACCGGGCACCACCAGGACGACGCTCCCCGCGTCCAGGACGCCTACTCGGTGCGCTGCGCCCCGCAGGTCGCCGGCGCCGGCCGGGACACGATCGCCCACGCCCGGCTCGTCGCCGAGCGCGAGCTCGCCTCCGCCGTCGACAACCCGGTCGTGCTGCCCGACGGCCGAGTCGAGTCCAACGGCAACTTCCACGGCGCCCCGGTCGCCTATGTCCTGGACTTCCTCGCCATCGCCGCCGCGGACCTCGGCTCCATCGCCGAGCGCCGCACCGACCGGCTGCTGGACAAGAACCGCAGCCACGGGCTTCCGCCGTTCCTCGCCGACGACGCCGGTGTGGACTCCGGGCTCATGATCGCCCAGTACACGCAGGCCGCGCTGGTCAGCGAGATGAAGCGGCTGGCCGTACCGGCCTCCGCGGACTCCATCCCGTCCTCCGCGATGCAGGAGGACCACGTGTCCATGGGCTGGTCGGCCGCGCGCAAGCTGCGCACCGCCGTCGACAACCTCACCCGCATCATCGCCGTCGAGCTCTACGCCGCCACCCGCGCCATCGAACTGCGTGAGGGCCTGGCCCCGGCGCCCGCCTCGCGGGCCGTGATCGAGGCCGTGCGCGCCGCCGGTGTGCGGGGCCCGGGCCCGGACCGGTTCCTGGCGCCCGACCTGGCCGCCGCCGACGCGTTCGTGCGCGGGGGCCGGGTCGTCGCCGCCGTGGAGACGGTCACCGGGCCGCTGCGCTAG
- a CDS encoding ABC transporter ATP-binding protein: MYDLRNVTKRYTRGKDTVHALDGIDLSIGDGDRLVIEGPTGGGKSTLLQMLGGLDRPTEGEVILDGTDLAGLPEARLTKVRSESIGFVFQTFNLIPTLTAQENVETALVPLGIKAGERRERAAEALDSVGLGERLTHLPSEMSGGQQQRVAIARAFVKRPKVLLADEPTGNLDESMRDEIMDVLERLWKEHGLTFIMVTHDSAIAKKAPRLATIRKGRITVEENAGA; encoded by the coding sequence ATGTACGACCTCAGAAACGTAACCAAGCGCTACACCAGGGGCAAAGACACCGTCCACGCCCTCGACGGCATAGACCTGTCCATCGGCGACGGCGACAGACTCGTCATCGAAGGACCCACCGGCGGCGGAAAATCCACCCTCCTCCAGATGCTCGGCGGCCTCGATCGTCCCACCGAAGGCGAAGTCATCCTCGACGGCACCGACTTGGCCGGACTCCCCGAGGCCCGCCTGACGAAGGTCCGCAGCGAGAGCATCGGCTTCGTCTTCCAGACCTTCAACCTCATCCCCACCCTCACCGCCCAGGAGAACGTGGAGACCGCCCTCGTCCCCCTCGGCATCAAGGCCGGGGAACGCCGCGAACGCGCCGCCGAGGCACTGGACTCCGTCGGCCTCGGCGAACGCCTCACGCATCTGCCCTCCGAGATGTCCGGCGGGCAGCAGCAGCGCGTGGCCATCGCCCGCGCGTTCGTCAAACGGCCGAAGGTGCTCCTCGCCGACGAGCCCACCGGCAACCTCGACGAGAGCATGCGCGACGAGATCATGGACGTACTCGAACGCCTTTGGAAGGAACACGGGCTGACCTTCATCATGGTCACCCACGACTCCGCGATCGCGAAGAAGGCCCCGCGCCTGGCCACGATCCGGAAGGGCAGGATCACCGTCGAGGAGAACGCGGGCGCCTGA
- a CDS encoding GGDEF domain-containing protein, whose product MGEDKRLAAVVALAQGMAAAPTSRESWRAAALGACRALDGSFAALSVWERELGRLRVLVNVGERRPDEEAFPEAEAYPVNQFPEITEFLHERWAGGGGPTAWVETAEGTAAGTPGYFHRRVAALRRRGRGCCVVAPVVLHGRAWGELYVARRVGVPVFGRADADFATVLAAVVAAGLAQTERLEEARRLAYTDALTGLANRRAVDVRLEEAVERHRADEVVVSLVVCDLNGLKRVNDTLGHAVGDRLLERFGSVLSLCGAMVPGALVARLGGDEFCLLAVGPAADDVVKAADELCCRAAELELGEGVACGVASTEDPIGPVRDARRLFRLADAAQYRAKAVRADRPVVAGREGPDDPVVRLADESPLEPSPARAERRRFRGRRA is encoded by the coding sequence ATGGGTGAGGACAAGCGGCTCGCCGCTGTGGTGGCGCTGGCCCAGGGGATGGCGGCGGCGCCCACGTCGCGGGAGTCGTGGCGGGCCGCCGCGCTCGGTGCGTGCCGGGCGCTGGACGGCAGCTTCGCCGCGCTGTCGGTGTGGGAGCGGGAGCTGGGGCGGTTGAGGGTCCTCGTGAACGTGGGGGAGCGGAGGCCGGACGAGGAGGCGTTCCCGGAGGCCGAGGCCTATCCGGTGAACCAGTTTCCGGAGATCACCGAGTTTCTGCACGAGCGGTGGGCGGGCGGGGGCGGGCCCACCGCATGGGTGGAGACCGCCGAGGGCACGGCGGCCGGCACCCCCGGCTACTTCCACCGGCGCGTCGCCGCCCTGCGCCGCAGGGGGCGCGGCTGCTGTGTCGTCGCCCCCGTCGTGCTGCACGGCAGGGCCTGGGGCGAGCTGTATGTCGCCCGCAGGGTCGGTGTGCCCGTGTTCGGGCGGGCGGACGCCGACTTCGCCACCGTCCTGGCCGCCGTCGTCGCCGCGGGGCTCGCGCAGACCGAGCGGCTGGAGGAGGCCCGCCGGCTCGCCTACACCGACGCCCTCACCGGCCTCGCCAACCGCCGCGCCGTGGATGTGCGCCTGGAAGAGGCCGTCGAGCGGCACCGGGCGGACGAGGTGGTCGTCAGTCTCGTCGTCTGTGATCTCAATGGGCTCAAGAGGGTCAACGACACGTTGGGGCATGCCGTGGGGGACCGGCTGCTGGAGCGGTTCGGGTCGGTGTTGTCGCTGTGCGGGGCGATGGTGCCGGGAGCGCTCGTCGCCCGGCTCGGCGGGGACGAGTTCTGTCTGCTGGCGGTGGGGCCGGCCGCCGATGACGTGGTCAAGGCGGCGGACGAACTGTGCTGCAGGGCCGCTGAGTTGGAGCTCGGTGAGGGGGTGGCCTGCGGGGTCGCCTCGACCGAGGATCCGATCGGGCCGGTGCGGGACGCCCGGCGGCTGTTCCGGCTGGCCGACGCCGCGCAGTACCGGGCCAAGGCCGTGCGCGCGGACCGGCCCGTGGTGGCCGGGCGGGAGGGCCCCGACGATCCGGTCGTGCGGCTGGCGGACGAGTCCCCGCTGGAGCCGTCGCCCGCGCGGGCCGAGCGCCGGCGTTTCCGCGGCCGGAGAGCGTGA
- a CDS encoding enoyl-CoA hydratase/isomerase family protein, with protein sequence MSEERFGEFVLVRRHGQVAELVLDRPKAMNAVSTEMARSIASACAALGADREARVVVVTSSHERAFCVGADLKERNSFSDADLVRQRPVARGAYTGVLELPMPTIAAVHGFALGGGFELALSCDLIVADRTAVVGLPEVSVGVIPGGGGTQLLPRRVGAARAAELIFSARRVQAAEAAEIGLVDQLVEEGRDREEALALGARIAGNSPVGLRAAKRALRLGHGLDLRAGLEVEDAAWRSVAFSGDRAEGVAAFNEKRKPEWPGE encoded by the coding sequence ATGAGCGAGGAGCGGTTCGGGGAGTTCGTGCTGGTGCGGCGGCACGGGCAGGTGGCGGAGCTGGTGCTGGACCGGCCGAAGGCCATGAACGCCGTCTCGACGGAGATGGCCCGCTCCATCGCGTCCGCCTGTGCGGCGCTCGGCGCCGACCGGGAGGCGCGGGTGGTCGTGGTGACCTCGTCGCACGAGCGGGCGTTCTGTGTCGGGGCCGATCTGAAGGAGCGGAACTCGTTCAGCGACGCGGATCTCGTGCGGCAGCGGCCGGTGGCGCGGGGGGCGTACACCGGGGTGCTGGAGCTGCCGATGCCGACGATCGCGGCCGTGCACGGCTTCGCCCTGGGCGGCGGTTTCGAGCTGGCTCTGTCCTGCGACCTGATCGTGGCGGACCGTACGGCGGTGGTGGGGCTGCCGGAGGTGTCCGTGGGCGTGATTCCGGGCGGTGGCGGTACGCAGCTGCTGCCGCGGCGGGTCGGGGCGGCGCGGGCGGCCGAGCTGATCTTCTCGGCGCGGCGGGTGCAGGCGGCGGAGGCTGCCGAGATCGGGCTGGTGGACCAGCTGGTGGAGGAGGGTCGGGACCGGGAGGAGGCGCTGGCGCTGGGGGCGCGGATCGCCGGGAACTCTCCGGTGGGACTGCGGGCGGCGAAGCGGGCGCTGCGGCTCGGGCACGGGTTGGACCTGCGGGCCGGGCTGGAGGTCGAGGACGCGGCGTGGAGGTCGGTGGCGTTCTCGGGGGACCGGGCGGAAGGGGTGGCCGCCTTCAACGAGAAGCGGAAGCCGGAGTGGCCTGGGGAGTGA
- a CDS encoding adenylate/guanylate cyclase domain-containing protein: MTVDDTGSGAGEDGRVEPHAADPSEDPLALRLEHLILGAERRYTPFQAARSAGVSMELASRFWRAMGFADIGQAKALTEADVLALRRLAGLVEAGLLSEAMAVQVARSTGQTTARLAEWQMDSFLEGLTEPPEPGMTRTEVTYPIVELLLPELEEFLVYVWRRQLAASAGRVVQTGDDEEMIDRRLAVGFADLVGFTRLTRRMEEEELGELVEAFETTAADLVAARGGRLIKTLGDEVLYAADDAGTAADIALRLVETMANDETMPELRVGMAFGTVTTRMGDVFGTTVNLASRLTSIAPRDAVLVDSAFAQELIRAGEAPASETEAAEAAAAAEKEGEEPPVYRFALQPMWQRPVRGLGVVEPWLLARRDGQEP; the protein is encoded by the coding sequence GTGACCGTCGACGACACGGGCTCCGGCGCGGGCGAGGACGGCCGGGTGGAACCCCACGCCGCCGACCCCAGCGAGGACCCGCTCGCGCTGCGTCTCGAACACCTCATCCTGGGCGCGGAGCGCCGTTACACCCCCTTCCAGGCGGCCCGCAGCGCCGGTGTCTCCATGGAACTGGCGTCACGGTTCTGGCGGGCCATGGGCTTCGCCGACATCGGGCAGGCCAAGGCGCTCACCGAGGCCGACGTGCTGGCCCTGCGGCGTCTTGCCGGTCTGGTCGAGGCGGGGCTGCTCAGCGAGGCCATGGCGGTGCAGGTCGCACGGTCGACCGGGCAGACCACCGCCCGGTTGGCGGAGTGGCAGATGGACTCCTTCCTGGAAGGCCTGACCGAGCCCCCCGAGCCGGGCATGACCCGCACCGAGGTGACGTACCCGATCGTCGAACTGCTCCTGCCCGAGCTGGAGGAGTTCCTGGTCTATGTGTGGCGCCGCCAGCTCGCCGCCTCGGCCGGCCGCGTCGTGCAGACCGGCGACGACGAGGAGATGATCGACCGGCGCCTGGCCGTCGGGTTCGCCGATCTGGTGGGGTTCACGCGGCTGACCCGCCGGATGGAGGAGGAGGAGCTCGGCGAGCTGGTCGAGGCCTTCGAGACCACCGCCGCCGATCTGGTGGCCGCTCGGGGCGGCCGGCTCATCAAGACCCTCGGCGACGAGGTCCTGTACGCCGCCGACGACGCGGGTACGGCCGCGGATATCGCCCTGCGGCTCGTCGAGACGATGGCGAACGACGAGACGATGCCCGAGCTGCGGGTCGGAATGGCGTTCGGGACCGTGACCACCCGGATGGGCGATGTCTTCGGTACGACGGTGAACCTGGCCTCCCGGCTGACCTCGATAGCGCCGCGGGACGCCGTGCTGGTGGACAGCGCCTTCGCCCAGGAGCTGATCCGCGCCGGCGAGGCCCCCGCCTCGGAGACGGAGGCGGCCGAGGCCGCGGCCGCCGCGGAGAAGGAGGGCGAGGAGCCGCCGGTGTATCGGTTCGCGCTCCAGCCGATGTGGCAGCGCCCGGTCCGCGGGCTCGGCGTGGTCGAGCCGTGGCTGCTCGCACGCCGCGACGGCCAGGAGCCCTGA